A window of Metabacillus sp. B2-18 contains these coding sequences:
- the hemH gene encoding ferrochelatase has protein sequence MSEKKMGLLVMAYGTPYKEEDIERYYTHIRHGRKPAPEMLQDLKDRYEAIGGISPLAKITLEQAEKLEQHLNSIQDEIEFKMYLGLKHIEPFVEDAVKQMHEDGITEAVSIVLAPHFSTFSVKSYNGRAKEEAEKLGGLTITSVESWYKEPKFISYWADQLKETYSGMTEEERNSSVLVVSAHSLPEKIIANGDPYPQQLQETADLIAEAAGIKKYVTGWQSAGNTPEPWLGPDVQDLTRDLYEEGYKTFVYIPVGFVADHLEVLYDNDYECKVITDELGASYYRPEMPNAKPEFIDCLSTVVLKHLNESN, from the coding sequence ATGAGTGAGAAAAAAATGGGATTACTAGTCATGGCGTATGGTACGCCTTATAAAGAGGAAGACATTGAGCGCTACTATACTCATATCCGTCATGGTCGTAAGCCGGCTCCTGAGATGCTACAGGATTTAAAGGATCGTTATGAAGCAATCGGTGGAATTTCTCCATTAGCTAAAATTACATTAGAGCAAGCGGAAAAGCTTGAACAACATCTAAATAGCATACAAGATGAAATTGAATTTAAAATGTACCTTGGCTTAAAGCATATCGAGCCATTCGTTGAGGACGCTGTAAAACAAATGCATGAGGATGGAATTACAGAAGCTGTGAGTATTGTATTAGCACCTCACTTCTCAACATTTAGTGTAAAGTCGTATAATGGACGAGCTAAGGAAGAGGCTGAAAAGCTTGGTGGATTAACCATTACATCAGTTGAAAGCTGGTATAAAGAGCCTAAATTTATCAGCTATTGGGCAGATCAACTTAAAGAAACATACAGCGGCATGACTGAAGAAGAAAGAAACTCTTCTGTTCTTGTCGTTTCTGCACACAGTCTCCCAGAAAAGATTATTGCAAATGGAGATCCATATCCACAGCAACTTCAAGAAACAGCTGATTTAATTGCGGAAGCTGCTGGTATCAAAAAATACGTAACAGGCTGGCAAAGTGCTGGTAACACTCCGGAGCCTTGGTTAGGTCCAGATGTTCAAGATCTTACTAGAGATTTATACGAAGAAGGCTACAAAACCTTTGTTTATATACCAGTAGGGTTTGTAGCTGACCATCTCGAAGTTCTTTATGATAATGACTATGAGTGTAAAGTAATCACAGACGAACTTGGTGCAAGTTACTACCGCCCTGAAATGCCAAACGCAAAACCAGAATTTATTGATTGTTTATCAACAGTTGTACTAAAGCATTTAAACGAGTCAAACTAA
- a CDS encoding DUF3231 family protein, protein MPNPFEAVWNTLKTTIDKIDEPHSPLHVIEVGDLWKYLTMLEEFIRYEEVGLNTTSDDEVREILVDAVKLCESHVKRLSGFMKKEGVPLPDVTSAKPESNPKEVPLGVKLTDDELTNGIAFKLVLCMQACAKGQADAIRNDVGLLWLNFYTEWVAFGTTLKTLMRKRGWIKVPPYYYPPGSPVQ, encoded by the coding sequence TTGCCTAATCCATTTGAAGCTGTATGGAATACATTAAAAACAACGATTGATAAAATAGACGAACCTCACTCTCCTCTACATGTCATTGAGGTTGGTGACCTTTGGAAGTATTTAACGATGCTAGAAGAGTTTATTCGTTATGAAGAAGTTGGATTAAACACTACCTCAGATGATGAGGTAAGAGAAATACTTGTTGATGCGGTCAAATTGTGTGAATCTCATGTAAAAAGGTTAAGTGGCTTTATGAAAAAAGAAGGTGTACCTTTACCAGATGTCACATCTGCCAAACCAGAGTCAAACCCAAAGGAAGTTCCTTTAGGTGTTAAGCTGACAGACGATGAACTTACAAATGGAATTGCATTTAAGTTAGTCCTGTGTATGCAAGCATGTGCAAAAGGACAAGCTGATGCTATCCGTAATGATGTTGGCTTACTCTGGCTAAATTTCTATACAGAATGGGTAGCTTTTGGAACAACATTAAAAACGTTAATGCGTAAGCGTGGTTGGATTAAAGTTCCTCCTTATTATTACCCGCCTGGTTCACCTGTTCAATAA
- a CDS encoding M20 family metallopeptidase codes for MLDYLWSTLDSYFSEMVTIRRYLHMHPELSFKEEKTSAYILNYYKKLGVNVRGNVGGNGVVATIKGDLPGPTVALRADFDALPIQDEKDVEYKSTVPGVMHACGHDGHTATLLVLAKTLHENRHQLNGNIVLIHQHAEEYAPGGARSMIQNGCLDGVDVIFGTHLWATEPVGTIQYRVGPLMAAADRFEITIRGKGGHGAQPHKTKDAILIGSQVVTSLQQIVSRRVDPIQSAVVTVGSFVAENAFNIIANSAKLIGTARTFDEDVRTQIEREIEKVVKGTCLMSDADYEYEYFRGYPAVVNHEEETEFLKQIAPSVPGVYEVEESPLQMGGEDFSYYLQNMKGTFFFTGAKPVNAENVYPHHHPKFDIDEKALLIAAKTLCKAAIQYQIDHVKNPSAIEQG; via the coding sequence ATGCTTGATTATCTCTGGTCTACTCTAGACAGTTATTTTTCAGAAATGGTTACCATTCGCAGATATTTACATATGCATCCAGAGCTTTCTTTTAAAGAAGAAAAAACATCTGCATATATTTTAAATTATTATAAAAAACTTGGTGTAAACGTACGTGGGAATGTTGGTGGTAACGGGGTTGTTGCAACAATTAAAGGTGATCTCCCAGGTCCTACTGTTGCGCTAAGAGCCGATTTTGATGCCCTGCCCATTCAAGATGAAAAAGATGTTGAATACAAATCAACTGTTCCTGGCGTGATGCACGCATGTGGACATGATGGGCACACAGCAACATTACTTGTGTTAGCAAAAACCCTTCATGAAAATCGACATCAGCTTAACGGAAATATTGTCCTAATTCACCAACATGCAGAAGAATACGCACCAGGTGGAGCGAGATCCATGATTCAAAACGGCTGCTTAGACGGTGTTGATGTAATCTTTGGTACACATTTATGGGCTACTGAACCTGTCGGTACAATTCAGTATCGTGTTGGTCCCTTAATGGCTGCTGCAGACCGCTTTGAAATTACTATTCGTGGAAAAGGCGGACATGGTGCACAACCTCATAAAACAAAGGATGCAATCTTAATAGGATCTCAAGTGGTAACAAGTTTACAACAAATTGTCAGCCGCAGAGTAGATCCAATTCAATCGGCTGTAGTAACAGTTGGTTCATTTGTTGCAGAAAATGCCTTTAACATTATTGCAAATTCAGCAAAGCTTATTGGCACAGCCAGGACCTTTGATGAAGATGTTCGTACACAAATTGAACGTGAAATTGAAAAGGTTGTAAAAGGAACTTGTCTTATGAGCGATGCAGATTATGAGTATGAATATTTTAGAGGATACCCAGCGGTTGTTAATCATGAGGAAGAAACAGAGTTTTTAAAACAAATTGCACCAAGCGTGCCAGGTGTTTATGAAGTTGAGGAAAGCCCACTTCAAATGGGTGGGGAAGATTTTTCCTATTATCTACAAAATATGAAAGGAACTTTTTTCTTTACTGGAGCAAAGCCTGTGAACGCGGAAAATGTATATCCTCATCACCATCCCAAATTTGATATTGATGAGAAAGCTCTACTTATTGCTGCTAAAACACTTTGTAAAGCTGCTATTCAATACCAAATTGATCACGTCAAAAATCCATCCGCTATAGAACAAGGATAA
- a CDS encoding transglycosylase domain-containing protein: MKKKLLLSSIALVSVVIFALLGYLFIIFMGNYVIDEEKLVMNTASKLVDVEGNEITKLYIENRELVNISEVPEYVQKAFISVEDQRFYEHHGIDARAITRALYKDILAGGKVEGGSTITQQLAKNIFLTNDKTLLRKTKEAIIAVNLEKRYSKTKLLEMYLNQVYFGHGAYGIKAAAKLYFDKDVSELSLEEGALLAGIPKAPSTYSPIANPEKSKQRRNVILSLMGDQRYITYDEVVRTQGKTVKLNVNKKQESPWLTTYVDMVFDEAKEMYAISNEELLRGGYTIKVPLQLSLQKSAYDLFQDKEYFPGTDDFAQGAFILLDNKTGGVIAAIGGRDYVPKGLNRLNAKRQPGSTFKPVAVYAPSIETKLFKPYSLLKDEQLTYGDYSPKNYDNQYEGEVSMFDALVSSKNAAAVWTLSELGIKTSKEYLKSLGMGIKDDGLAIALGGLSEGVTPIQMVNAYRTFATNGSYSEHHFIQEIKNRDGKVIAEHHSKTKDVFSPQTAWDMTRMLQHVVTEGTAQNGHFKGELAGKTGTTSYPNVPGASKDAWFVGYTENVVGALWMGYDQTDTEHYLTHGSSYPTKLFKDILNDAKWDQDVAFAMPEGVQDLESPIRIKEIDQVEARYTFKPLGLITLTLEWEPLKDERVEYRIYEHSDGNSTELIGTVKGAGVYEIPFANVFSDSSYSVAPFNTQTNEEGIQTKSRKPTLFSSNN, from the coding sequence ATGAAAAAGAAACTTCTTTTATCAAGCATTGCATTAGTTAGCGTCGTAATCTTTGCTCTATTAGGTTATCTTTTTATTATCTTTATGGGGAATTATGTCATCGATGAAGAAAAATTAGTAATGAATACAGCGTCAAAGCTTGTTGATGTTGAGGGAAACGAAATTACAAAGCTTTACATTGAAAATAGAGAGCTTGTCAATATTTCTGAGGTTCCTGAATATGTTCAAAAAGCTTTCATTTCAGTTGAGGATCAGAGGTTTTATGAGCATCATGGAATTGATGCTAGAGCCATAACACGTGCCCTTTATAAAGATATTTTGGCTGGGGGAAAAGTAGAAGGTGGTAGTACAATTACTCAACAACTAGCCAAAAATATTTTTTTAACAAATGATAAAACACTTCTAAGAAAAACAAAGGAAGCGATCATTGCAGTTAACTTAGAAAAAAGGTATAGCAAAACCAAATTACTAGAAATGTATTTAAATCAAGTATATTTTGGACATGGAGCATACGGGATAAAGGCTGCAGCAAAGTTATATTTTGATAAAGATGTTTCAGAATTGAGTCTTGAAGAAGGGGCGTTACTCGCAGGAATTCCAAAAGCGCCCTCAACATACTCACCGATCGCAAATCCAGAAAAAAGTAAGCAAAGACGGAATGTTATTTTAAGTTTAATGGGAGATCAACGCTACATCACATATGATGAAGTTGTTAGGACTCAGGGTAAAACGGTTAAGCTTAATGTAAATAAAAAACAAGAAAGTCCATGGCTTACTACTTATGTTGATATGGTTTTTGATGAAGCGAAAGAAATGTATGCCATCTCGAATGAAGAGTTGTTAAGAGGTGGATATACGATTAAGGTACCTTTACAACTTAGCTTGCAAAAATCTGCGTATGATTTATTTCAGGATAAGGAGTATTTTCCTGGAACAGATGATTTTGCACAAGGAGCTTTTATTTTACTTGATAACAAAACAGGTGGAGTTATAGCAGCAATAGGTGGTCGTGATTATGTACCAAAAGGATTAAATCGACTTAATGCGAAACGGCAGCCTGGCTCAACATTTAAACCAGTTGCTGTTTATGCCCCGTCAATAGAAACAAAATTATTTAAACCATACTCGTTACTAAAAGATGAACAGTTAACATATGGTGATTATTCCCCTAAAAACTATGATAATCAGTATGAAGGAGAGGTATCTATGTTCGATGCCCTTGTTTCATCAAAAAATGCTGCTGCTGTTTGGACGTTATCAGAATTAGGGATAAAAACTAGTAAAGAATACTTAAAGTCTCTCGGAATGGGGATTAAAGATGATGGCCTTGCAATTGCCCTTGGTGGACTGTCTGAAGGGGTAACACCTATTCAAATGGTGAATGCATATCGAACCTTTGCTACAAATGGCAGCTACAGTGAACATCACTTTATACAAGAAATAAAAAATAGAGATGGCAAAGTAATAGCAGAGCATCATTCAAAAACGAAAGATGTGTTTTCACCACAAACAGCTTGGGATATGACACGTATGCTGCAGCATGTTGTTACAGAAGGAACAGCACAAAATGGTCATTTTAAAGGAGAGTTAGCAGGTAAAACAGGAACAACTTCTTATCCAAATGTTCCTGGAGCCTCAAAGGATGCCTGGTTTGTTGGATACACGGAAAATGTAGTTGGAGCTCTTTGGATGGGCTATGATCAAACAGATACAGAACATTATTTAACACATGGAAGCTCTTATCCAACTAAGCTTTTTAAAGACATTCTAAATGATGCTAAATGGGATCAAGATGTAGCCTTTGCTATGCCTGAAGGTGTACAGGACCTAGAAAGCCCTATAAGAATAAAAGAGATTGACCAAGTTGAAGCGAGATATACGTTCAAACCACTAGGGTTAATTACATTAACGCTTGAGTGGGAGCCTTTAAAAGATGAACGGGTAGAATACCGAATCTATGAGCATTCAGATGGGAATTCAACAGAGTTAATAGGTACGGTTAAGGGGGCAGGTGTCTATGAGATACCATTTGCTAATGTGTTTTCAGATTCCTCTTATTCGGTTGCTCCTTTTAACACGCAAACGAATGAAGAAGGAATTCAAACGAAATCACGGAAACCTACTTTATTTAGTTCAAATAATTGA
- a CDS encoding EcsC family protein → MSYELQAAEEAKMWKQKLLRKASFWERSSKKAQNKMNGMIPEKVHHTVTESIKKMVEATLLGSNITTFPKNVEDLTFEQRENLVRKSIGMYKKTAAIEGASTGAGGLLLGLADFPLFLSIKMKFLFEVANHYGYSTKEYEERLFLLYVFQLAFSSETHKEDTLAIIENWETKKVEIKDLDWRIFQQEYRDYIDLVKLMQILPGIGAVVGGVANYHLVQQLGECAMNSYRLRVF, encoded by the coding sequence ATGAGCTACGAATTACAAGCTGCTGAAGAAGCGAAAATGTGGAAACAGAAGCTATTGAGAAAAGCATCGTTTTGGGAGCGTTCATCTAAGAAAGCACAAAACAAAATGAACGGAATGATTCCAGAAAAAGTACACCATACTGTTACCGAGAGTATTAAAAAGATGGTCGAGGCAACATTACTAGGATCTAATATCACAACATTTCCTAAAAATGTTGAGGACCTAACATTTGAGCAACGAGAAAACTTGGTGAGAAAATCAATTGGAATGTATAAAAAAACAGCTGCAATTGAAGGGGCTTCAACGGGAGCAGGTGGTCTTCTTTTAGGCTTAGCAGATTTTCCGTTATTTCTTAGTATTAAAATGAAGTTTCTTTTTGAAGTTGCAAACCATTACGGATACAGTACGAAGGAATATGAGGAAAGATTATTTTTGCTTTATGTGTTTCAACTAGCCTTCTCTAGTGAAACACATAAAGAAGACACTCTTGCAATCATTGAAAATTGGGAAACAAAAAAAGTAGAAATCAAAGACTTAGATTGGCGTATCTTTCAACAAGAATATCGAGACTATATAGATCTTGTAAAACTAATGCAAATACTTCCAGGAATCGGCGCTGTTGTTGGTGGTGTAGCCAATTATCATCTCGTACAACAGCTTGGGGAATGTGCAATGAATAGTTATCGGTTGAGGGTGTTTTGA
- a CDS encoding antibiotic biosynthesis monooxygenase family protein, which produces MKLYITYGTVDYLAKLEKSHADHTLLLMANQDTGVLFHESDAETIFKEPKTYEVLDSTGNIKNGSFAVLNNIPVSDEGRPLFEKRFSERARMIENEPGFSAIRVLRPKSSDTYIILTLWESEKHFKNWQNSKAYEHAHKKRGSEEGIDRQSIFPRPSYVTTYSIVNNDE; this is translated from the coding sequence TTGAAGCTATACATCACATATGGCACTGTTGATTATTTAGCAAAATTAGAAAAAAGCCACGCCGACCATACCCTTCTACTCATGGCTAACCAGGACACTGGAGTACTTTTTCACGAATCAGATGCTGAAACGATTTTTAAGGAACCAAAAACTTATGAGGTATTAGATTCAACTGGTAACATTAAAAATGGTTCATTTGCTGTTTTAAACAATATTCCTGTCTCAGATGAAGGAAGGCCACTATTTGAAAAACGGTTCAGCGAAAGAGCCCGGATGATTGAAAATGAGCCAGGCTTCTCCGCTATCCGTGTGTTGCGACCAAAAAGCAGTGATACTTATATTATCTTAACATTATGGGAAAGTGAGAAACACTTTAAGAATTGGCAGAACTCCAAAGCATACGAGCACGCACATAAAAAAAGAGGTTCAGAAGAAGGAATTGACCGACAATCCATTTTCCCACGCCCTTCATATGTAACGACCTATTCAATTGTTAATAACGACGAATAA
- the hemE gene encoding uroporphyrinogen decarboxylase, which translates to MAEKKINDTFLKACRGEKTDYVPVWYMRQAGRSQPEYRAIKEKYSLFEITHQPELCAYVTRLPVEQYDVDAAILYKDIMTPLPAIGVNVEIKSGIGPVIDDPIRSMRDIEKLGEIDPESDVPYVLDTIKLLTEEQLTVPLIGFTGAPFTLASYMIEGGPSRNYNKTKAFMYSEPHAWFALMDKLAEMSITYVKAQIRAGAKAIQVFDSWVGALNVADYRTFIKPTMERIFSELKDENVPLIMFGVGASHLAKEWHDLPLDVVGLDWRLPVSEARSMGLTKTLQGNLDPAILLSPWEVIEERAKAILDQGMQQDGYIFNLGHGVFPQVNPESLKKLTSFVHDYSKKAKVSN; encoded by the coding sequence ATGGCTGAAAAAAAGATCAATGATACGTTTCTAAAAGCGTGTCGTGGAGAAAAAACGGACTATGTTCCAGTTTGGTATATGAGGCAGGCAGGGAGATCACAACCTGAATACCGGGCAATTAAGGAAAAATACAGCCTGTTTGAGATTACGCATCAACCGGAACTTTGTGCTTATGTAACGAGATTACCGGTAGAACAGTACGATGTTGATGCTGCCATTCTATATAAAGACATCATGACTCCACTTCCAGCTATAGGAGTAAATGTTGAAATTAAATCAGGAATTGGTCCTGTTATTGATGACCCGATCCGATCAATGAGAGATATCGAGAAATTGGGAGAAATAGATCCGGAAAGCGATGTTCCTTATGTATTGGATACTATTAAATTGCTTACTGAAGAGCAATTAACTGTTCCGCTTATCGGATTTACCGGAGCTCCTTTTACCCTAGCTAGTTATATGATCGAAGGTGGCCCATCTCGAAATTACAATAAAACAAAAGCATTTATGTACTCAGAGCCACATGCATGGTTTGCATTAATGGATAAGCTAGCTGAAATGAGTATTACATATGTAAAAGCACAAATTCGCGCAGGTGCTAAAGCTATTCAAGTTTTTGATTCATGGGTAGGGGCTTTAAATGTTGCAGATTATCGTACATTTATTAAGCCTACGATGGAGAGAATTTTCAGTGAGCTTAAGGATGAGAATGTACCTCTTATCATGTTCGGTGTTGGAGCTAGCCACCTTGCTAAAGAATGGCATGATCTGCCACTTGATGTAGTTGGCCTTGACTGGAGATTACCTGTTTCTGAGGCACGTTCCATGGGATTGACAAAAACTTTACAAGGAAACCTTGATCCAGCAATCTTACTTTCTCCGTGGGAAGTAATTGAAGAAAGAGCAAAAGCTATTTTAGATCAGGGAATGCAGCAAGACGGATATATTTTCAATCTAGGTCATGGTGTTTTTCCGCAGGTAAATCCAGAGTCACTAAAAAAATTAACTTCTTTTGTGCATGATTATTCCAAAAAGGCAAAGGTAAGCAACTAA
- a CDS encoding aldo/keto reductase, with product MKYKTLGKSGLLVSELCLGAMTFGKEVTEEDSIRMIHNFLDQGGNFIDTADVYVGGESEKIVGHAIKERRSEVVLATKVRMRVGPHPNDFGYSRRRILEGVDQSLKRLNTDYIDLYQLHVWDNLTPIEETIRTLDDLVSSGKVRYIGCSNFLAWQMMKALSYSDFHNMVRFISIQPQYSLINREMDREILPLCREENVGVIPWAPIGGGFLTGKYKQGESPTTGRLSKGVGESSWENRDNDKNFKILQTVEEIAQAVDKTPAQVSLKWLLQKEEITSPIFGASSLEQFNENMGSVDWELTAGQWNQLDEVSKIPSEYPTRFLEKFQR from the coding sequence ATGAAGTATAAAACACTAGGGAAAAGTGGCTTATTAGTTTCTGAGTTATGCTTAGGCGCCATGACATTTGGAAAAGAAGTAACAGAAGAGGATTCTATTCGTATGATTCACAACTTTCTTGATCAGGGTGGTAACTTTATTGATACTGCAGATGTTTATGTTGGTGGGGAATCAGAAAAAATAGTTGGTCATGCCATTAAAGAACGCCGTTCGGAGGTTGTCTTAGCTACAAAAGTTAGAATGAGGGTTGGTCCACATCCTAATGACTTTGGATATTCAAGACGTAGAATTCTTGAAGGTGTAGATCAAAGTTTAAAAAGGTTGAATACGGACTATATTGATCTTTATCAACTTCATGTTTGGGATAACCTAACACCAATTGAAGAAACAATTCGAACATTGGATGACCTTGTTAGTTCTGGCAAGGTGAGATACATAGGCTGTTCAAACTTTCTTGCATGGCAAATGATGAAAGCTTTATCATATAGTGATTTTCATAATATGGTCAGATTCATTTCCATTCAGCCACAGTATAGTTTGATTAACCGGGAAATGGACCGTGAAATCTTACCTCTTTGCAGAGAGGAAAATGTTGGGGTAATTCCTTGGGCACCGATTGGTGGAGGATTTTTAACAGGCAAATATAAACAAGGAGAGTCTCCTACAACCGGCAGGCTCTCTAAAGGTGTGGGTGAGTCTAGCTGGGAGAACCGAGATAATGACAAGAACTTTAAGATTTTACAAACAGTCGAAGAGATCGCTCAAGCAGTTGATAAAACACCTGCACAGGTTTCCCTAAAGTGGCTTTTACAAAAAGAAGAAATCACATCACCTATTTTTGGTGCCAGCAGCCTGGAGCAGTTTAATGAAAATATGGGAAGTGTTGATTGGGAGTTAACAGCTGGACAATGGAATCAACTAGATGAGGTAAGCAAGATTCCTAGCGAATATCCGACAAGATTTCTTGAGAAATTCCAAAGATAA
- a CDS encoding phosphatase PAP2 family protein, which produces MKTKNIVILLTILFIGLITLVMLNATNKFETIIGETLYSFHDHGIAAIFEAIGMLGSTTGIIVSLFIFMIVFAVVEKGLITSSLLFVAVLFGNIINKALKAAIGRERPTFPQHIEEGYSFPSGHVMVGLLLFGTITYKLLKKTNDKKMKQIILVCTSLIVLVIGLSRLLEGEHFLTDVIGGMIAGSLLLIGIIHLDLYLHKIVITRKSKGDISI; this is translated from the coding sequence GTGAAAACAAAAAATATAGTTATTTTATTAACGATATTATTTATAGGATTAATTACTTTAGTAATGTTGAATGCTACAAATAAGTTCGAAACGATAATTGGAGAAACGTTATATTCTTTTCATGATCATGGTATAGCCGCAATATTTGAAGCAATAGGCATGCTTGGATCAACCACCGGAATTATTGTGTCATTATTTATTTTTATGATTGTATTTGCCGTTGTTGAAAAAGGTTTGATTACTTCATCGCTTCTATTTGTTGCTGTTCTATTTGGGAATATTATAAATAAAGCATTGAAGGCTGCCATTGGGAGAGAGCGCCCAACATTTCCCCAACATATTGAAGAAGGATATAGCTTTCCTAGTGGTCATGTAATGGTTGGACTTCTTCTGTTTGGAACAATAACTTATAAACTATTGAAAAAAACAAATGATAAGAAAATGAAACAAATTATTTTAGTTTGTACAAGTTTAATAGTCCTTGTAATTGGGTTGAGCCGACTGTTGGAAGGAGAGCATTTTTTAACAGATGTAATTGGGGGAATGATTGCTGGTTCTCTTTTGCTAATTGGAATTATACATTTAGATTTATATTTACATAAAATAGTCATTACCAGAAAATCAAAAGGCGATATTTCTATTTAA